Proteins encoded within one genomic window of Streptomyces kaniharaensis:
- a CDS encoding sulfite oxidase, with translation MADDVHVPPDQVGPAEQIDEAAYDRLRRRQWLAGEARADGVDRRTLLRLLSAAGVVTTPALADTALAPSQASADGPVAAAGAATGPVPGIVKPLPAEWFVPHGTNAEMRWDALRDTDGGTGIGRHIPVERFFVRNHTSTPLIDPDTWRLKLFGTGLSGAPTADRPVEFSLADLRSLPAARISALMECAGNARSYFLTQQHQAVPGTPWTLGGVGSASWRGVRLADVLREAGLAPGAVDLLPTGLDPSYVVGGTDYGPVRRPLPLAKALEDVLLAYEMNGEPLTPDHGAPARLVVPGWVGIASIKWLGSIEVADGPLYSPWNTDFYRMFGPDYPPGGGVPLTDQVAKSAFELAAGAVLEAGSTHRLHGRSWSGAAAVRRVEVSSDGGRTWRRAELRDEPRAHNWTRWTFDWRPERPGPYELRARTTDRRGNTQPRTAVFNREGYLFGAVVAHPVTVV, from the coding sequence ATGGCCGACGACGTCCACGTTCCTCCCGATCAGGTCGGCCCCGCCGAGCAGATCGACGAAGCCGCGTACGACCGCCTGCGCCGCCGCCAGTGGCTGGCCGGCGAGGCGCGTGCCGACGGCGTCGACCGGCGCACGCTGCTGCGGCTGCTCTCCGCCGCCGGCGTGGTCACCACGCCCGCGCTCGCCGACACCGCCCTCGCGCCGTCCCAGGCCTCCGCCGACGGTCCGGTCGCTGCTGCCGGAGCCGCCACCGGTCCGGTGCCCGGGATCGTCAAGCCGCTGCCCGCGGAGTGGTTCGTGCCGCACGGCACCAACGCCGAGATGCGCTGGGACGCGCTGCGCGACACGGACGGCGGCACCGGCATCGGCCGTCACATCCCGGTGGAGCGGTTCTTCGTCCGCAACCACACCAGCACCCCGCTGATCGACCCCGACACCTGGCGGCTGAAGCTGTTCGGCACCGGCCTGAGCGGCGCCCCGACCGCCGACCGGCCGGTCGAGTTCTCCCTCGCCGACCTGCGGTCCCTGCCCGCCGCCCGGATCAGCGCCCTGATGGAGTGCGCCGGCAACGCCCGCAGCTACTTCCTGACCCAGCAGCACCAGGCCGTCCCGGGCACGCCGTGGACGCTGGGCGGCGTCGGCTCGGCCAGCTGGCGCGGCGTCCGGCTGGCGGACGTGCTGCGGGAGGCCGGGCTGGCCCCGGGCGCGGTGGACCTGCTGCCCACCGGCCTCGACCCGTCCTACGTCGTCGGAGGCACCGACTACGGCCCGGTGCGCCGCCCGCTGCCGCTCGCCAAGGCGCTGGAGGACGTGCTGCTCGCCTACGAGATGAACGGCGAGCCGCTGACCCCGGACCACGGCGCGCCCGCCCGGCTGGTGGTGCCGGGCTGGGTGGGCATCGCCTCGATCAAGTGGCTCGGCTCGATCGAGGTGGCCGACGGGCCGCTGTACTCGCCGTGGAACACGGACTTCTACCGGATGTTCGGCCCCGACTACCCGCCGGGCGGCGGCGTCCCGCTGACCGACCAGGTGGCGAAGAGCGCCTTCGAACTGGCCGCCGGCGCCGTGCTGGAGGCGGGCAGCACGCACCGGCTCCACGGCCGCTCGTGGTCGGGCGCGGCCGCGGTGCGCCGCGTCGAGGTGAGCAGCGACGGCGGCAGGACCTGGCGGCGCGCCGAGCTGCGCGACGAGCCGCGTGCCCACAACTGGACGCGCTGGACCTTTGACTGGCGCCCCGAGCGGCCCGGCCCGTACGAGCTGCGCGCCCGCACGACCGACCGCCGGGGCAACACGCAGCCGCGGACGGCGGTGTTCAACCGCGAGGGCTACCTGTTCGGCGCGGTGGTGGCCCACCCGGTGACGGTGGTCTGA
- a CDS encoding TetR/AcrR family transcriptional regulator, with product MTKVDLSPRPVEAMSPRQLERREGLIAAALALVNEIGVERLQMKQVCERSGVALGTAYRYFSSKDHLLAAAIAEWHRLLLADLVAELRGPRAGLGATDRAVRFVRGGMRAYQRQPELARLRVAVAASTDPFASEALQGMARADSAALQALMGEVPAAASDLVRHIVGHAWQGELTAWVTGRTTLGDARRRLEDVVRLVLTPYETPYPAPYEVRSTV from the coding sequence GTGACCAAGGTTGACCTGTCACCACGGCCGGTGGAGGCGATGTCTCCGCGTCAGCTCGAACGCCGCGAAGGCCTGATCGCGGCGGCGCTCGCCCTGGTGAACGAGATCGGCGTCGAGCGGCTGCAGATGAAGCAGGTCTGCGAGCGCTCCGGAGTCGCCCTGGGGACGGCGTACCGCTACTTCTCCTCCAAGGACCACCTCCTGGCGGCGGCGATCGCCGAGTGGCACCGCCTGCTGCTGGCCGACCTGGTGGCCGAGCTGCGCGGGCCGCGGGCGGGACTGGGGGCCACCGACCGGGCGGTGCGGTTCGTCCGCGGCGGGATGCGGGCCTACCAGCGCCAGCCCGAACTGGCCCGGCTGCGGGTGGCCGTCGCCGCCTCGACCGACCCCTTCGCCAGCGAGGCCCTGCAGGGCATGGCCCGCGCCGACAGCGCCGCGCTCCAGGCGCTGATGGGCGAGGTGCCGGCCGCCGCGAGCGATCTGGTGCGCCACATCGTGGGGCACGCCTGGCAGGGCGAGCTGACCGCGTGGGTGACCGGCCGCACCACCCTCGGGGACGCCCGGCGGCGGCTGGAGGACGTGGTGCGGCTGGTGCTGACCCCGTACGAGACGCCGTACCCGGCGCCGTACGAGGTCCGGTCCACGGTCTAG
- a CDS encoding acyl-CoA thioesterase — translation MTDLTEQERRAVGPAGSFAGLLEIERLDENTFRGRCHAGAPMRAFGGQVAAQALTAAGRTCDDDRAVHSLHSYFLLPGDPTEPIRYEVDQVRDGMSYTTRRVTAVQNGEAIFTLSASFKRPEPAADRQRGLPPVPGPEELPDAFSLWDEASRAALARTEGFRELEMRFVPPDAPGVPPAVPGMPEQFVWMRTGSPLPDGDPLLHVCALTYLSDLTLASTAGLHVQPNFFQRVESGQPLRLLMASLDHAMWFHRPFRADEWLLFAQRSPSSSDGRGLSLGEFYDRDGRLVASAVQEALIRELR, via the coding sequence GTGACAGACCTGACCGAACAGGAAAGACGGGCCGTCGGCCCGGCCGGCTCGTTCGCCGGACTGCTGGAGATCGAGCGGCTGGACGAGAACACGTTCCGGGGCCGTTGCCACGCCGGGGCACCGATGCGCGCCTTCGGCGGCCAGGTCGCCGCGCAGGCGCTGACCGCCGCCGGGCGCACCTGCGACGACGACCGCGCGGTGCACTCCCTGCACAGCTACTTCCTGCTGCCCGGCGATCCCACCGAGCCGATCCGCTACGAGGTCGACCAGGTCCGCGACGGAATGTCGTACACCACCCGCCGGGTGACGGCGGTGCAGAACGGGGAAGCGATCTTCACCCTCTCCGCCTCGTTCAAACGCCCCGAGCCCGCCGCCGACCGGCAGCGCGGGCTGCCCCCGGTGCCCGGCCCGGAGGAACTGCCGGACGCCTTCTCGCTCTGGGACGAGGCCTCCCGCGCGGCCCTCGCCCGGACCGAGGGCTTCCGCGAGCTGGAGATGCGGTTCGTCCCGCCGGACGCGCCCGGCGTGCCGCCCGCCGTCCCGGGGATGCCGGAGCAGTTCGTCTGGATGCGCACCGGCTCCCCGCTGCCGGACGGCGACCCGCTGCTGCACGTCTGCGCGCTCACCTACCTGTCCGACCTCACCCTGGCCTCCACCGCCGGGCTGCACGTGCAACCGAACTTCTTCCAGCGCGTCGAGTCCGGCCAGCCGCTCCGGCTGCTGATGGCCTCGCTGGACCACGCGATGTGGTTCCACCGCCCGTTCCGGGCCGACGAGTGGCTGCTGTTCGCCCAGCGCAGCCCGTCCTCCTCGGACGGCCGGGGGCTGTCGCTCGGCGAGTTCTACGACCGGGACGGGCGGCTGGTCGCGTCCGCCGTCCAGGAGGCGCTGATCCGCGAGCTCCGCTGA
- a CDS encoding SWIM zinc finger family protein produces the protein MTQSAHAYAYLRPSAVLDGVDGRRLDLATSGGATPLGAAANPRFFAGFLADPAPAAAALLAVADVAAARYYQPQLRASLDPVVTANGDRLRFESFSGCCGVYARLDVLQAGLDGDDIGHGTTNVDVNNPLREALTRIGPADPLHLAVGPDALEVTTFDGPLVEKKVPLPERWLRGFAETQVTAAGFDLRAELPAAEAVRFLRSLPRGGRSSVGWVVPAGRTLRPTTRPVPGAVCLPGPERLVALQRVLRHALALRVYGPAAASGPAASAWEVVLPGMRLTLTLSPDASRGFSGEGGVLGALATGTAEQDAEFVAVLLAWEPRIEIADLAEQSGLTPERVRAALTRLGTAGQIGYDTAEAAYFHRQLPYDAGRAEAANPRLRAARALVAAGAVRLEEGGATALVTVDDHVQRVRTDEAGRVSCTCLWWAKYRGGRGPCKHALAVGIVRETEGAGA, from the coding sequence ATGACGCAATCCGCACACGCGTACGCCTATCTGCGCCCCTCGGCCGTCCTCGACGGTGTCGACGGCCGTCGCCTCGACCTGGCCACCTCCGGCGGCGCCACCCCGCTCGGGGCGGCGGCGAACCCGCGGTTCTTCGCGGGCTTCCTCGCCGACCCGGCGCCGGCCGCGGCCGCCCTGCTCGCCGTCGCGGACGTCGCCGCCGCCCGCTACTACCAGCCGCAGCTGCGCGCCTCGCTCGACCCGGTGGTCACCGCCAACGGGGACCGGCTGCGCTTCGAGTCCTTCTCCGGCTGCTGCGGCGTCTACGCCCGGCTCGACGTGCTCCAGGCCGGGCTGGACGGCGACGACATCGGCCACGGCACCACCAACGTGGACGTCAACAACCCATTGCGGGAGGCGCTGACCCGGATCGGCCCGGCCGATCCGCTGCACCTCGCGGTCGGGCCGGACGCCCTGGAGGTCACCACCTTCGACGGGCCGCTGGTCGAGAAGAAGGTGCCGCTGCCGGAGCGCTGGCTGCGCGGCTTCGCCGAGACGCAGGTCACCGCCGCGGGCTTCGACCTGCGGGCCGAGCTGCCCGCCGCCGAGGCGGTCCGCTTCCTGCGCTCGCTGCCGCGCGGCGGACGCAGCAGCGTCGGCTGGGTCGTCCCGGCCGGGCGCACCCTGCGGCCGACCACCCGCCCGGTGCCCGGCGCCGTCTGCCTGCCCGGCCCCGAGCGGCTGGTGGCGCTCCAGCGGGTGCTGCGGCACGCGCTCGCGCTGCGGGTGTACGGGCCCGCGGCCGCCTCCGGCCCCGCCGCGTCCGCGTGGGAAGTGGTGCTGCCCGGCATGCGGCTCACCCTGACCCTGTCGCCCGACGCCTCCCGCGGCTTCTCCGGCGAGGGGGGAGTGCTCGGCGCCCTGGCCACCGGCACCGCCGAGCAGGACGCCGAGTTCGTCGCGGTGCTGCTCGCCTGGGAGCCGCGGATCGAGATCGCCGACCTGGCCGAGCAGTCCGGGCTCACCCCGGAGCGGGTGCGGGCCGCGCTCACCCGGCTCGGCACGGCCGGGCAGATCGGCTACGACACCGCCGAGGCCGCGTACTTCCACCGGCAGCTTCCGTACGACGCCGGGCGGGCCGAGGCGGCCAACCCGCGGCTGCGGGCCGCGCGGGCGCTCGTCGCGGCGGGCGCGGTGCGGCTGGAGGAGGGCGGCGCCACGGCCCTCGTCACGGTGGACGACCACGTCCAGCGGGTGCGGACGGACGAGGCGGGCCGGGTGAGCTGCACCTGCCTTTGGTGGGCCAAGTACCGCGGCGGGCGCGGGCCGTGCAAGCACGCGCTCGCGGTCGGGATCGTGCGGGAGACCGAAGGGGCCGGAGCGTGA
- a CDS encoding DUF7824 domain-containing protein has translation MSAVEDPVTGDVTESSEAADPVGELLDAVRSGLSSGVPKLVAALDPIQRRACLPGLKAMRAAIRGDWSQVASARASALLVAGAGCHAGAAGAATWIGGRDLSGRVGRLPSEVAEVVEAQPVEWQAEVVTRLAARPAPRWGWTLYPLIASVVRRTGCAVPESEAFVREWMREKTGGSGPRPVLVEVLRADPFAPVLLPRMFELADIGDMFSGWFGLRPEEAWVGAMAELAESGVLDRADLIDRCLARLLRGGKPADQRIFVDMLRALALTPEEYAARARDLVALLDGLSVLAGYAQEVLAGLDEAGLIEPELLGEASAVVLFRAEKKLVRAQLGWLDKAARRSPERAGTVVLAAAEAFGYADSGVQERALNVVARHLKAAGSAVLPELRFAAEALNPVHHPRAGELFGAPVGGDDPDTGWSELLPPAPEPLPLGVPIASPVEVAEELSALLASQEPEVAVFERVLDGLVRHACEDRAALVEALEPVLRVHPWYGGTRWQDCGPRDVLYVAVAVAGRVSTRRPRDCPDGDSRSPLSGRHETVYGRVFAARLEEAAWQVTSTKPPYLLATPTDATGALDAAVLVERLAGYEAAGVTPGQADLCAALLRVGPAADGEVLRAAEALTTPAGRWAAHWIRTGGLPAQPSERVIFAPSRSSRPSHFYGERWWEALRRVAVAQPGIGDGPKGPDGQGLDAEFRALLAATEPSVDRARKLSMWSWQPTAHWVAMLPWRREELSAHWLDLFAAAADRDERGAGRLLPVLAEAGGPAGLALHLVVAYGLGARHTEDRTAAVDAFLVLAARGDLDGALLGRELGALVDCGAVKPTRLAAALSLAAGTGAYGTVWSVLAAALPALLAGDRITRGLGDLVAIAADCARRTGARGPIEEVTATAAAAGSGRVVKEARALRDVLAGGR, from the coding sequence GTGAGTGCGGTGGAGGATCCGGTGACGGGCGACGTGACGGAGTCGTCGGAGGCCGCGGACCCGGTCGGGGAGCTGCTGGACGCCGTCCGGTCGGGGCTCTCGTCCGGCGTTCCGAAGCTCGTGGCCGCGCTGGATCCGATACAGCGGCGGGCGTGTCTGCCCGGGCTGAAGGCCATGCGCGCGGCGATCCGGGGCGATTGGTCGCAGGTGGCGAGCGCGCGGGCGAGTGCCCTGCTGGTCGCCGGCGCCGGGTGTCACGCGGGCGCGGCGGGGGCCGCGACGTGGATCGGCGGCCGGGACCTCAGCGGTCGCGTCGGGCGCCTGCCCTCCGAAGTGGCGGAAGTCGTCGAGGCGCAGCCGGTGGAGTGGCAGGCCGAGGTGGTCACCCGGCTCGCCGCCCGGCCGGCCCCCCGCTGGGGTTGGACGCTCTACCCGCTGATCGCGTCGGTGGTGCGGCGCACCGGCTGCGCGGTGCCGGAGAGCGAGGCGTTCGTCCGCGAGTGGATGCGGGAGAAGACCGGCGGCTCCGGCCCCCGCCCGGTGCTCGTCGAGGTGCTGCGCGCCGACCCGTTCGCCCCGGTGCTGCTGCCCCGGATGTTCGAACTCGCCGACATCGGCGACATGTTCTCCGGGTGGTTCGGCCTGCGCCCCGAGGAGGCCTGGGTCGGGGCGATGGCCGAGCTGGCCGAGAGTGGCGTGCTGGACCGGGCCGACCTGATCGACCGCTGCCTGGCCCGGCTGCTGCGCGGCGGAAAGCCCGCCGACCAGCGGATCTTCGTTGACATGCTGCGCGCCCTCGCGCTCACGCCCGAGGAGTACGCCGCCCGCGCGCGGGACCTGGTGGCGCTGCTGGACGGGCTGTCGGTGCTCGCCGGGTACGCCCAGGAGGTGCTGGCCGGGCTGGACGAGGCCGGGCTGATCGAGCCCGAACTGCTGGGCGAGGCCTCGGCGGTGGTGCTGTTCCGGGCCGAGAAGAAGCTGGTGCGCGCCCAGTTGGGATGGCTGGACAAGGCTGCCCGGCGTTCGCCCGAGCGGGCGGGCACGGTCGTGCTCGCCGCGGCCGAGGCCTTCGGGTACGCGGATTCGGGCGTCCAGGAGCGGGCGTTGAACGTCGTGGCCCGTCACCTCAAGGCGGCCGGGAGTGCGGTGCTGCCCGAACTCCGCTTCGCCGCCGAGGCGCTGAACCCCGTCCACCACCCGCGTGCGGGCGAGCTGTTCGGCGCGCCGGTCGGCGGGGACGACCCGGACACCGGGTGGAGCGAGCTGCTGCCGCCCGCCCCCGAACCGCTCCCGCTCGGGGTACCGATCGCGTCGCCGGTGGAGGTCGCGGAGGAGCTGTCCGCGCTGCTCGCCTCGCAGGAGCCGGAGGTGGCGGTCTTCGAGCGCGTGCTCGACGGGCTGGTCCGGCACGCGTGCGAGGACCGCGCCGCGCTCGTCGAGGCGCTGGAGCCGGTCCTGCGGGTGCACCCGTGGTACGGGGGCACGCGCTGGCAGGACTGCGGGCCGCGGGACGTCCTCTACGTCGCGGTGGCGGTGGCCGGGCGGGTTTCGACGCGCCGGCCACGGGACTGCCCGGACGGCGACAGCCGCTCGCCGTTGAGCGGCCGACACGAAACCGTGTACGGCCGGGTGTTCGCCGCCAGGCTGGAGGAGGCCGCCTGGCAGGTGACCTCCACCAAGCCCCCCTACCTGCTGGCCACACCGACGGACGCGACCGGCGCGCTGGACGCCGCGGTGCTGGTCGAGCGGCTGGCCGGGTACGAGGCGGCGGGTGTGACGCCGGGCCAGGCCGACCTGTGCGCCGCCCTGCTGCGGGTGGGGCCGGCCGCGGACGGCGAGGTGCTCCGCGCGGCCGAGGCGCTGACCACGCCGGCCGGGCGGTGGGCCGCCCACTGGATACGCACCGGCGGCCTGCCCGCCCAGCCGTCCGAGCGGGTGATCTTCGCGCCGTCCCGCAGCTCGCGGCCGAGCCACTTCTACGGCGAGCGCTGGTGGGAGGCCCTGCGGCGGGTCGCGGTCGCCCAGCCCGGCATCGGCGACGGGCCGAAGGGCCCGGACGGCCAAGGGCTCGACGCCGAGTTCAGGGCGCTGCTGGCCGCCACCGAGCCGAGCGTCGACCGGGCCCGGAAGCTCTCGATGTGGAGCTGGCAACCCACCGCGCACTGGGTGGCGATGCTCCCGTGGCGCCGGGAGGAGCTGTCCGCCCACTGGCTCGACCTGTTCGCCGCCGCCGCCGACCGCGACGAGCGGGGCGCCGGGCGGCTGCTGCCCGTCCTCGCCGAGGCCGGCGGCCCGGCCGGGCTCGCGTTGCACCTGGTCGTCGCGTACGGCCTGGGCGCCCGCCACACCGAGGACCGCACGGCCGCCGTCGACGCGTTCCTCGTGCTCGCCGCCCGCGGCGACCTCGACGGCGCGCTGCTCGGGCGCGAGCTGGGCGCGCTGGTCGACTGCGGCGCGGTGAAGCCCACCCGGCTCGCCGCGGCGCTCTCGCTGGCAGCCGGCACGGGCGCGTACGGGACGGTCTGGTCGGTGCTCGCCGCCGCGCTGCCCGCCCTGCTGGCCGGCGACCGGATCACGCGCGGTCTCGGCGACCTGGTGGCCATCGCGGCCGACTGCGCCCGCCGGACGGGCGCGCGCGGCCCGATCGAGGAGGTGACGGCGACGGCGGCCGCGGCCGGGTCGGGCCGCGTGGTCAAGGAGGCCCGGGCGCTGCGGGACGTGCTGGCGGGTGGCAGGTAG
- a CDS encoding MBL fold metallo-hydrolase, whose product MTGPGLAGLPRAAWHRVRTDAFGAEPRGERLARVHRSPQFADGAFRNPLPTRRLVYERSPLEITRAQLTGDKTRRAPAAAVPVHRLLPVDLATPPDSGLRLTWLGHATVLAEIGGRRVLLDPVWGERCSPFGWTGPKRLHPVPLPLSELGPVDVVVVSHDHYDHLDMGTIRALNGTGTVFAVPLGVGAHLEHWGVPAERIVELDWWESAEVAGLTLTATPARHYCSRGPRTSTLFLWASWVVAGGGHRIFHSGDTGYFPGFADIGRRLGPFDATMIQVGAYSDFWPEVHMTPEEGVRAHLDLGGALLLPIHWCTFNLALHPWEEPAERVVTAAHALGARLAAPRPGKPFEPVDPPALRLWWRAVATAPRGTEPPGRDGRALPEREREQTRAEAQGVSEQISKSVG is encoded by the coding sequence CTGACCGGGCCCGGCCTCGCCGGGCTCCCCCGCGCGGCCTGGCACCGGGTCCGGACCGACGCCTTCGGGGCCGAGCCGCGCGGCGAACGGCTGGCCCGGGTCCACCGCTCGCCCCAGTTCGCCGACGGCGCCTTCCGCAACCCGCTGCCCACCCGCCGCCTGGTGTACGAGCGCAGCCCGCTGGAGATCACCCGGGCCCAGCTCACCGGCGACAAGACCCGCCGCGCCCCGGCCGCCGCCGTGCCGGTGCACCGGCTGCTCCCGGTCGACCTGGCCACGCCGCCCGACTCCGGCCTGCGGCTCACCTGGCTCGGCCACGCCACCGTCCTCGCCGAGATCGGCGGGCGCCGGGTGCTGCTCGACCCGGTGTGGGGCGAGCGCTGCTCCCCGTTCGGCTGGACGGGCCCCAAGCGGCTGCACCCGGTGCCGCTGCCGCTGTCCGAACTCGGGCCGGTGGACGTCGTGGTGGTCTCGCACGACCACTACGACCACCTCGACATGGGCACCATCCGCGCCCTCAACGGGACGGGCACGGTGTTCGCCGTGCCGCTCGGGGTCGGCGCGCACCTGGAGCACTGGGGGGTGCCGGCCGAGCGGATCGTCGAGCTGGACTGGTGGGAGTCCGCCGAGGTCGCCGGGCTGACCCTGACCGCCACGCCCGCCCGGCACTACTGCAGCCGCGGCCCGCGCACCAGCACGCTGTTCCTGTGGGCGTCCTGGGTGGTGGCCGGCGGCGGGCACCGGATCTTCCACAGCGGGGACACCGGCTACTTCCCCGGCTTCGCCGACATCGGCCGGCGGCTCGGACCGTTCGACGCGACGATGATCCAGGTCGGCGCGTACAGCGACTTCTGGCCCGAGGTGCACATGACGCCCGAGGAGGGCGTCCGGGCCCATCTGGACCTGGGCGGCGCGCTGCTGCTGCCGATCCACTGGTGCACCTTCAACCTCGCGCTGCATCCGTGGGAGGAGCCCGCCGAGCGGGTGGTCACGGCGGCCCACGCGCTGGGTGCCCGGCTGGCGGCGCCCCGGCCGGGCAAGCCGTTCGAACCGGTGGACCCGCCAGCGCTGCGACTGTGGTGGCGGGCGGTCGCCACCGCGCCGCGAGGCACCGAGCCGCCGGGCCGGGACGGGCGGGCGCTGCCGGAGCGGGAGCGGGAGCAGACGCGGGCGGAGGCGCAGGGAGTCAGCGAACAGATTTCAAAATCTGTCGGCTGA
- a CDS encoding MaoC family dehydratase produces MTSFASLADLTAAVGTELGTSEWHTIEQRQIDLFAEATGDHQWIHVDPERAKESRFGSTIAHGYLTQSMIPVLAKECYSVEGVRMALNYGSEKVRFPAPVPVGTAIRATAELVSATEVPGGVQAVVRFTITSAESAKPHCVAETITRFYA; encoded by the coding sequence GTGACGAGCTTCGCCTCCCTCGCCGACCTCACCGCCGCCGTCGGCACCGAGCTGGGCACCAGCGAGTGGCACACCATCGAGCAGCGGCAGATCGACCTGTTCGCCGAGGCCACCGGCGACCACCAGTGGATCCACGTGGACCCGGAGCGGGCCAAGGAGAGCCGGTTCGGCTCGACCATCGCGCACGGCTACCTGACCCAGTCGATGATCCCGGTGCTCGCCAAGGAGTGCTACAGCGTCGAGGGCGTGCGGATGGCGCTGAACTACGGCTCGGAGAAGGTGCGCTTCCCCGCGCCGGTGCCGGTCGGCACCGCGATCCGGGCCACCGCCGAACTGGTCTCGGCCACCGAGGTGCCGGGCGGGGTCCAGGCCGTCGTGCGGTTCACCATCACCAGCGCGGAGAGCGCCAAGCCGCACTGCGTGGCGGAGACGATCACCCGCTTCTACGCCTGA
- a CDS encoding pyridoxamine 5'-phosphate oxidase family protein, producing the protein MECDDRVEILSETECLRLLSTVPVGRVVYTEHALPAVLPVSFEVADGRLLLAVRRGSSTARGLDGTVVAFQADLLDPVTRTGWSVLVHGRADVLGDPEQLRRALRSGLRPWVGDPEPMFVALVPELVSGRRLRPTGRGVPCF; encoded by the coding sequence ATGGAGTGTGACGACCGTGTGGAAATCCTGAGCGAGACCGAGTGCCTGCGCCTGCTCAGCACCGTGCCCGTCGGGCGCGTGGTGTACACCGAGCACGCGCTGCCGGCCGTCCTGCCGGTCTCCTTCGAGGTCGCGGACGGGCGGCTCCTGCTCGCCGTGCGCCGGGGAAGTTCCACCGCGCGCGGGCTTGACGGCACGGTGGTGGCCTTCCAGGCGGACCTGCTGGACCCGGTCACCCGGACCGGCTGGAGCGTGCTGGTACACGGGCGGGCGGACGTGCTGGGCGACCCCGAGCAGCTGCGGCGGGCGCTGCGGTCCGGGCTGCGGCCGTGGGTGGGCGATCCGGAGCCGATGTTCGTCGCGCTGGTGCCGGAGCTGGTCAGCGGGCGCCGGCTGCGCCCGACCGGGCGCGGGGTACCGTGCTTCTGA
- a CDS encoding SAF domain-containing protein, translating to MENRTYATPGSGTPAGTAVSVAVPEQGQGSPQGKGGAKGRATPHAPARTLRARRRRPAVLAMSVALIAAGGLGGAVLYNSTGQRVAVLALARDVPYGQVITDDDLVVARIASDPVLRPVSAQDRAGAIGMRAATDLKRGAMLTKGDLAQTLSVQPGQIVVGVSARRSQLPASRLQPGMQVVLVYTPDNGRSDSLTATVITVGRPDTDGSLVLDVAVAAADGTKLAQWVASGRIQVLLAPRAAAGGGAAPSAAPSGTASSAPTAGASPTAAAGGA from the coding sequence GTGGAGAACCGTACGTACGCGACGCCGGGATCCGGCACACCCGCAGGCACCGCCGTGTCCGTGGCCGTCCCGGAGCAGGGCCAGGGCTCGCCCCAGGGCAAGGGCGGGGCCAAGGGGCGCGCCACCCCGCACGCCCCCGCCCGGACCCTGCGGGCCCGGCGGCGCCGTCCGGCGGTGCTGGCCATGTCGGTCGCGCTGATCGCCGCCGGCGGGCTGGGCGGGGCGGTCCTCTACAACAGCACCGGCCAGCGGGTCGCCGTACTCGCACTCGCCCGCGACGTCCCGTACGGACAGGTGATCACCGACGACGACCTCGTCGTGGCCCGGATCGCGAGCGACCCGGTGCTGCGCCCGGTGTCGGCCCAGGACCGGGCCGGCGCGATCGGCATGCGGGCCGCCACCGACCTCAAGCGCGGCGCGATGCTGACCAAGGGGGATCTGGCCCAGACGCTGTCCGTCCAGCCGGGCCAGATCGTGGTCGGCGTTTCGGCCCGGCGCAGCCAGCTGCCCGCCTCCCGGCTCCAGCCCGGGATGCAGGTCGTCCTGGTGTACACCCCGGACAACGGCCGGTCCGACTCGCTGACCGCGACGGTCATCACGGTGGGGCGGCCGGACACCGACGGCAGCCTCGTGCTCGACGTGGCCGTCGCCGCGGCGGACGGCACCAAGCTGGCGCAGTGGGTGGCCAGCGGGCGGATCCAGGTGCTGCTGGCCCCCCGAGCGGCCGCCGGCGGCGGCGCGGCGCCCTCCGCGGCTCCGTCCGGC